One window from the genome of Rhodopirellula halodulae encodes:
- the rarD gene encoding EamA family transporter RarD: MDKSSDPSHRLELRIGLVCAITAHTMWGLFPIYWRQIDGADSMELVSHRIVWSFVTLGLILPVLLARGWWGGFAALGYQLRQAAVWRTYVIAALMIAINWLAFIWAVNNDRVLEASLGYYINPLLNVLLGVLVLGERLDRGQWIAVALAAIGVSVMAIGSGGLPWVSVAMATSFAMYGLVKKRASLPVLLGLMFEVTVLFIPAAIYLGYRISQGVSTLQVGTPTEATLILGAGVITVAPLAFFAAAVQRVDLSLMGILQYIGPTLQFIVGAFLFEETLDPSRKLGFVFVWAGLATFLLASQLRRRRANLVAEAS, from the coding sequence GTGGATAAATCCTCGGACCCGTCGCATCGTTTGGAACTTCGCATCGGTTTGGTGTGCGCCATCACGGCTCATACCATGTGGGGGCTGTTTCCGATTTATTGGCGACAGATCGACGGTGCGGATTCGATGGAGTTGGTCTCTCATCGCATTGTGTGGTCGTTTGTCACACTCGGTTTGATTTTGCCGGTGTTGTTGGCCCGCGGGTGGTGGGGAGGATTCGCGGCACTGGGATACCAACTGCGACAGGCTGCCGTCTGGAGGACCTATGTAATCGCGGCGTTGATGATTGCCATCAATTGGTTGGCATTCATTTGGGCTGTCAACAACGACCGAGTGCTCGAAGCATCGCTGGGCTATTACATCAACCCGCTGCTGAATGTCCTGCTGGGCGTGTTGGTCTTGGGTGAACGATTGGACCGAGGTCAATGGATCGCGGTGGCTTTGGCAGCCATTGGTGTATCGGTGATGGCGATCGGAAGTGGCGGACTGCCTTGGGTGTCGGTGGCGATGGCCACCTCGTTTGCAATGTACGGTTTGGTGAAGAAGCGAGCCTCTTTGCCCGTGTTGCTAGGGTTGATGTTCGAGGTCACCGTGCTGTTCATTCCCGCAGCGATCTATCTCGGCTATCGAATTTCCCAAGGGGTATCAACGTTGCAGGTGGGGACTCCCACGGAAGCAACGCTAATTTTGGGAGCAGGTGTCATCACCGTTGCTCCGCTCGCGTTTTTCGCCGCCGCCGTTCAGCGCGTTGACTTATCGCTGATGGGGATCTTGCAGTACATCGGACCGACCCTGCAGTTCATCGTGGGGGCGTTTCTGTTTGAGGAAACGCTGGACCCTTCCCGAAAGCTTGGCTTTGTCTTTGTGTGGGCTGGTCTGGCGACGTTTCTGCTAGCGTCGCAACTTCGGCGTCGCCGCGCGAACCTGGTTGCCGAAGCCAGTTGA